One region of Niallia sp. Man26 genomic DNA includes:
- a CDS encoding methionine biosynthesis PLP-dependent protein, translating to MYDVETKLAQIGNRSEKTTGTVNPPVYFSTAFRHTGIGESTGYDYTRTGNPTREILEQAIADLEEGDRGFACSSGMAAIQTILALFQSGDEWIISKDLYGGTYRLLEQGFKKWGLRCCYVNTSNIEDIEAAITENTKAIFIETPTNPLMETADIAKAAELAKKHNILLIVDNTFYTPLIQQPIRLGADIVIHSATKYLGGHNDVLAGLIVAKGAEICQELALHHNAAGAVLSPFDSWLLMRGMKTLALRMEKHEENAKALQTFLQGHDAVLDVLYPGRGGMISFRVHDEAWVNPFLQNLTLISFAESLGGVESFITYPATQTHADIPEKIRLETGVCNRLLRFSVGIENIEDLIKDLDKAFTIAKEVIK from the coding sequence ATGTATGATGTAGAAACTAAATTAGCCCAAATCGGCAACAGAAGTGAAAAAACAACAGGAACAGTCAACCCGCCCGTATATTTTTCAACGGCTTTCAGACATACAGGAATCGGCGAATCTACTGGATATGATTATACACGCACAGGCAACCCGACTAGAGAAATCCTTGAGCAGGCAATTGCTGACTTGGAAGAGGGCGACCGCGGTTTTGCCTGCAGCTCAGGTATGGCTGCTATTCAAACGATTTTAGCTTTATTCCAAAGCGGCGATGAATGGATTATATCGAAAGATTTGTACGGCGGAACTTATCGTTTGCTTGAACAAGGGTTTAAAAAATGGGGCCTTCGATGTTGTTATGTAAATACTTCAAACATTGAGGACATTGAAGCAGCCATTACGGAAAACACAAAAGCTATTTTCATCGAAACACCTACTAATCCTCTAATGGAAACAGCAGATATTGCCAAAGCAGCAGAGCTTGCTAAAAAGCATAATATTTTGCTGATTGTGGATAACACTTTCTATACTCCTCTTATCCAGCAGCCGATACGCCTTGGCGCAGACATTGTCATTCATAGTGCCACTAAGTATCTTGGTGGTCATAATGATGTGCTTGCAGGGCTGATCGTAGCGAAAGGCGCGGAAATCTGCCAGGAGCTTGCTCTGCATCATAATGCTGCAGGAGCTGTCTTGAGCCCATTTGATTCTTGGCTGTTAATGCGTGGAATGAAAACATTAGCCCTTAGAATGGAAAAGCATGAAGAAAATGCGAAAGCACTTCAAACATTCCTGCAAGGTCATGATGCAGTGCTTGATGTCCTGTATCCAGGCAGAGGTGGAATGATTTCATTTAGAGTCCATGATGAAGCATGGGTAAATCCATTCTTGCAAAACCTTACATTAATTTCATTTGCTGAAAGCTTAGGCGGTGTTGAGAGCTTTATTACATACCCTGCTACTCAAACACATGCAGATATTCCAGAAAAAATCAGACTGGAAACAGGTGTCTGCAACCGTCTGCTTCGCTTCTCTGTCGGCATTGAAAACATTGAAGACTTAATTAAAGATTTGGATAAAGCCTTTACGATTGCCAAGGAGGTAATAAAATGA
- a CDS encoding H-type small acid-soluble spore protein codes for MNVGRAIEIMNAGEIVHVSYKGEQIFIQNVDEDARTARIYTKNNPDQELEVDVLQLIEEQ; via the coding sequence ATGAATGTTGGAAGAGCTATTGAAATTATGAATGCTGGTGAAATAGTGCATGTAAGCTATAAAGGAGAACAGATTTTCATTCAAAATGTCGATGAGGATGCAAGAACAGCAAGAATTTATACGAAGAACAATCCAGACCAAGAATTAGAAGTAGATGTGCTGCAACTTATTGAAGAGCAATAA